From a region of the Gossypium raimondii isolate GPD5lz chromosome 10, ASM2569854v1, whole genome shotgun sequence genome:
- the LOC105777234 gene encoding ras-related protein RABC1, producing MESSNQAEFDYLFKLLMIGDSGVGKSSLLLSFTSDSFEELSPTIGVDFKVKYVNAGDKKLKLAIWDTAGQERFRTLTSSYYRGAQGVIMVYDVTRRETFTNLSEVWAKEIELYSTNQDCIKMLVGNKVDKESERVVTKKEGINFAREYGCLFIECSAKTRVNVQQCFDELVLKILDTPSLLAEGSKGGKKNIFKQKPPQPDASASGCC from the exons atggaGTCGTCGAATCAAGCGGAGTTCGATTACTTGTTCAAGTTGCTGATGATAGGAGATTCAGGAGTTGGAAAGAGTAGTCTTCTTTTAAGTTTCACTTCCGATTCCTTTGAGGAACTCTCTCCCACTATCG GTGTTGATTTTAAAGTGAAATACGTAAATGCCGGGGATAAAAAACTGAAGCTTGCAATTTGGGATACAG CTGGGCAGGAAAGGTTCAGAACATTGACAAGTTCTTACTACAGAGGCGCACAAGGGGTCATTATGG TTTATGATGTAACACGGAGGGAGACATTTACTAACCTTTCTGAAGTCTGGGCCAAGGAAATTGAACTCTACTCAACAAATCAAGACTGCATCAAGATGCTTGTTGGGAACAAAGTTGACAAG GAAAGTGAGAGGGTTGTAACAAAGAAAGAGGGAATAAACTTTGCTAGAGAGTATGGTTGCCTTTTCATCGAATGTAGTGCTAAAACACGTGTTAATGTACAGCAGTGCTTCGACGAGCTTGTTCTGAAG ATCCTAGATACTCCGAGCCTTTTGGCTGAGGGTTCCAAAGGTGGAAAAAAGAACATCTTTAAACAAAAGCCACCACAACCTGATGCATCGGCGAGCGGCTGTTGCTGA